In Methylotenera mobilis JLW8, the following are encoded in one genomic region:
- a CDS encoding Tim44 domain-containing protein: protein MKRFLMLLMVAITCVSFMSSIAEAKRFGGGSSFGKSRPAPAKQSQKAPESTPNKPAQSGASKWLGPLAGLAVGAALASMFTGSGIGDAMGSILIALAVAAAVMFLISRFRKPQQPNMQYAGAGNAYQTPSTEPVLSSGNATRSSQPIPNDFPVDSFLRNAKASFIRLQAANDRKDINDVREYTTPEVFAEISMQMQERGSSVQTTEVVAINAELLEVANEDAYTIASVRFTGQLRENNGALESIDEVWHIQKDTTNTQEKWLLAGIQQLN, encoded by the coding sequence ATGAAACGCTTTTTGATGTTATTAATGGTTGCAATTACTTGTGTAAGTTTTATGTCTTCAATAGCAGAAGCAAAACGTTTTGGCGGCGGCAGCAGCTTTGGCAAAAGCAGACCAGCACCGGCCAAGCAGTCACAAAAAGCACCAGAATCTACACCTAACAAACCAGCACAATCTGGCGCAAGCAAATGGCTAGGCCCATTAGCAGGGCTGGCAGTTGGCGCAGCTCTCGCCAGCATGTTTACCGGATCAGGCATCGGTGATGCCATGGGCTCAATCTTGATAGCGCTAGCCGTTGCCGCCGCCGTGATGTTCCTAATCTCAAGATTCAGGAAACCGCAGCAGCCGAATATGCAATATGCAGGTGCTGGCAACGCATACCAAACACCAAGCACTGAGCCAGTGTTAAGCAGTGGTAACGCAACAAGAAGCAGCCAACCAATTCCAAATGATTTTCCGGTAGATAGCTTTTTGAGAAATGCAAAGGCGTCCTTTATTCGCCTGCAAGCAGCTAATGACAGAAAAGACATCAACGATGTGCGCGAATATACAACGCCGGAAGTATTTGCAGAAATCTCTATGCAAATGCAAGAGCGCGGTAGCAGCGTGCAAACCACAGAAGTGGTTGCGATCAACGCAGAACTGCTAGAAGTGGCAAATGAAGATGCCTACACGATTGCCAGCGTGCGCTTTACGGGTCAACTGCGTGAAAACAATGGTGCACTGGAAAGCATAGACGAGGTATGGCACATACAAAAAGATACGACCAATACCCAAGAAAAATGGTTACTGGCAGGAATTCAGCAACTGAATTAA